TCCACTTAGAGTTGTCAGCCTTTCAGAGCGTGTAGTATTGTGCAGATCAGTATAATGAGAATTAGGTAAAGgttgttgtaaaatgtattaaaattacatttagttttCCTACTGTCATAATTTAAACCTTTTAATTTAGTCTATGTATTAGAATGCTGCTGTTTGGTGATAAATTTATTACTGCTCTGCTTTAAACATTACAAGAGTTGAATGTAGATGATGACCTTTATTCCTGTGTAGCGCCAAAGTCCAGGTGTGTCATGAGCACAACATGTGTTTGCTTCACTTGTTCACTAGCTCAAACACACAGTATCATTTTTCGTTGGTTTGCTCCTAGAAACCTCTCAGAATCATGGGAACTCAGCtgtcaaacattttcagtgatTCAATCACAAATGATTCATAAGCTTGGCTTACAATAAGGCAACACATCTGTATTTCcttatcatttatttttgggTGTCAAGagcaaaaatgtcaatctcAGTTCTGTGCAGTGAGTCATGGCTtcacaattaattttttttaaatgtaaacctCAGACTCCCATTTGATAAAGGGTTTTGTCTAAAGGAACTCCATGTGTCTGTCTCTGAGTAAAGATTGATGAGATTAGCTCTGACTAGTATAGTCATTATGCAtccaataataacaaaaatcataaaaacaagttacaaaatGGTttacaaaaagacataaaaccaGAACATTCTAACAATGTATGGGTCTTTTTCTCACTATCTGTAGTTATACATCTGGTGCTGTGATTCACAAACGTTGTCATGTTTTTAAGACTCTTAAATATCCATATGTCCAAgaaattttcacacaaaaaaatcaactgtAAACTCTAATTTGACAGTTTCGTCCTTCAGTAAAACCTGTAAGTCCTCTGAATCTCTTTAATTggttattttgttaatttaggAATATTACCTAACCTATCACCTTCACGAATCACCTATGAGGGCTCAAGCTCAACTTTTAAACTTTATCAACCCTTCTCTTTGATAGGCCAGAGCCAATCTCCCGTTACGTCACTGCTGTCCTTATTGGGCATGTGGAGCGGCTAATCAGTCAGAACAAAGccgggctgctgctgctgctgctgcggttAAAGTAGCCTACCGACGTCGCTCCTAAGAACCTGTATTAGCTTTTACACTTAAACTGCACCATGACCAAGAAAACGACTCCTCTCCTCTTTAAGGCGCTGCTGGAGCTGGCTGAAGCCCATTCTTCTAAAGTTGTGCGAGGAAACACTAAAAGAGCGAATGTCAGGTGAGTGTTAATGGCACTTTCCCTCAGAGGTGCATCCAGGTAGGCGCAGCAATGTGTAGTTCAACTGAGTTCGTTTAGATTAAATTTGATCAGTCCCACGGTTATTTAAATGTGGCTATTGGTGTAAAATGGATGTTCCTTAAGATTTCCGGAGATCTTTTATTATGAATGGATTGCATATTcaattttcagtattttagaGGTGTGTGAGCGAAGCAGCACTTACCCGTCACGGGACTttgtcttctctccctcttgtggtacttgttttattaaataaactGCCAGCAGGTTTCCTCAGTGAGAAATAATGTGGTGTGAACGtcagtatcatcatcatcagcagcagggAAATATTAATCCAGTTAGTTTGAGTTCATTCAACAATTTACAGCATAAACGCTGTGAGTAAACTCCGTTATTCTGAAGATCACCCAGACTAAATGCACACGAAAATGCAAATTGATCCATCAGATGGCACGGGACCCCTCACTGAGTAAACCTGGGATGTCCTTTGTATATTTTTCCcacaaattttttatttatatatatatatatatatatatatatatatatatatatatatatatatatatatatatatatatatatatatatatatatatatatatatatatatatatatatatatatatatatatatatatatatatatatatatatatatatatatatatatataatatataatatttcctTCCCTCAGACACTTGGGCTCCTGTGGGGCCCTGGCAGCGAGAAGGGCCAGCCTGCCTCTCTCCTCCGCCATCCCCATCAGCACACCCAGCCGCAGCTTCATCAACCTGGTTGCTCCCATCAGCACCCGCAGGATGGAGTACACTGAGTGCCGGACATTAGGGTGAGGGGCCTGATATAATATTGAGTATCTTGAAATGGcttattgaaaaatgtaaacctcaAACACCTGACCTAAACTTCATACATGAAGAGGTTAggaatagagctgaaacaattagtcaatgaatcgattagttgacaatcagaaaattaatctgcaactatttgaTGAAAAAATGGTTTGGAGTTACATTTCAAgcaaagatgtcaccttgggcatttttcaccattttctgacaatgtatatgacaaaatgattaatcaagaaaataatctgcagataaaTCCATACTGAAAATACTTGCTAGGAAAAAAGTACTGAAAATACAacttaataaaaaattaaactagTACAGTAGTACACTTAAAACTGAGCATTAAATGATAAACAACTTCAAGAATCACAAATCTGTACTAAAATGGCGATATCCTCTCATTGGATGTGCCTCTGTCTTCATGTGACTGTGTGCTCAGGTATACTCCAGAGCAGATGTACAATGTAGTGGCAAGCGTGGACCAGTACCAGCACTTTGTCCCCTGGTGCAAGAAGTCTCGGGTCATGAAGGGACGAAATGGTGACGTCCGGGCAGACCTTGAAATAGGTTTCCCCCCCATCGTGGAGCGCTACACCTCTGAGGTCACCATCATCCCAAACCACCAAGTCAGGGTAAGTTCTTTTCCTGGTAGCTCCAGAAAACAACCATTACTAAAACCTACTTAGTTTCTCAGACGAGGCATTAAAGCCCTCTTGTACTTGTTGAAAAACCTCCATTTaagtatttcagttttaataaaacaactcaaatttaaatagttttttctgGTCCAAAGTCTTGCAACACAAACAAGTGTTGTCGGCAACTGTTTTGACTTATGTTTAATACTTCACACTGCAAATTACTGCAGTCAAAGACGAGGCTTAGGTGGAGCTGGGGCGGGACGAGCAAGTGGATGAGTCGTAAGATCACCACCAAGACACACATTCGAAATTTCTATTCATGTTTAAGAGCAAATGTCTTGACTGTGTTTCAAGAGAGAAGTTGAAGCATTTCCTTACTGACATCAGTACAGTGGAAGTTTTTTCTTAGAACCAGCATGAGCAGGTattagaggaactgcagttttctttcacatcatcacacagctgtagtgacttcctgttggctccCCACACAACATCCTATTTCACGTCAAAAATATCCTGTTTGTATAGACATACTGTACCATGAGTATTAAGGTTCTTTTTATGGCTTAGCGTAACGctctttgtacttttttttttttttttttttttttttttactttagtcATTATTTGTGCATCACGCACAATATTGTAGACTGTCAATTTGCACCAGCAGACGACTTGATTCTCAGTTCTGTGCTCCTCCCAGATAATAAAGATTACAACAGATTTGTCTGGGCTTTGACCCAGAATATGCTCATTGCCTTCAGTCAATGATAAATAAAGGGTCATTTCTTTTGAAACAGGCCGTGTGTACTGATGGATCCCTCTTCAGCCATCTTGAAACAATATGGAGGTTTGCCCCTGGAACCAAAGACCAACCAGCCTCCTGCAAAGTGGATTTCTATGTAAGTGTATAAAATCAGATGAATATCTGACCCTGAGAGCCAAGaggaaataaagttttttgcaGCATCCACAGTAATTTGACATATGGAGAGATGGGAAAATCTAGATTTCTGCAATGAAAATAGAATTATGTAAACAATGAAAGGAATAAAACAGCAGTGACAGTGAATCCATGAAATTAACAAACTCACTGATcgcaaaataataatttgccCATGGGACTTGAGAGGCCAGACTGAATGCTTTAGGAGAGTCTTTGTTCCTGTACCATAGTGAATGGATTACTGACTGAATGGAACTGTTGAGTAAAATCTCATTATGCTCTAAATTTAGTCTTGAGTAGGGTGCTGGTGTCCCTGGAGGCCTGAAATAGCTGTCAGGGCAGGGAGCAGGAGCTTCTGACAGGAGTTTCACCTTAATGTTGGCTCAGATTACCTCAGGGTCAGGCAGGAAGTGGATGGAACATCTTAAATAAGGGAGACTGATTATCaataaacatttaaaggaaaTAAAGTCTGACAAAATTAACCAAAGGACTGACAGAGATGTGAGTCTATATTCAGATTCTTGCAAGAAATCAATGAAACTCACAGTCAAATGAACAGAGTTTCACAAACAGTTAGCTAAGATGTTTGTCCCCCCTCCTGTGTCTTTTGTAGGTGTCATTTGAATTCAAGTCTCTTCTGCACTCTCAGCTGGCCAGCGTGTTCTTTGAAGAAGTGGTTAAGCAGATGGTCAGTGCCTTTGAGTCACGGGCAGCAACACTTTACAGGAACCAGCAGAAGGCGCCATTAAGGAGGTGGTCGATATAAGGCGACCCCTTTGACCTCCCGTCCATCCACATCGAATGGGACCTTTTAACCAAACCCTGGACTACCTACTATCAACACTTGTTTTACACAGGAGACTGGATCTTCTTTTTGCACTCACTCATATATTATACTTGAGTTGACATGCACATGGAATATACTTAAAACTATACTATACAACTATTTATCTATGAAACACAAGctaatttatttgctttcttgtacatatgtatttattttagggATAGGAATTAATGCATggtttcaaaatgttgaacacaAATGTTTTCTATGGAAAATTGTGGGATTATGTACAAAAAAGTGACTCCCGCTCAGTGCTGAAACATCTAAAAGGGTTACAAGCTTTTTTTTATACAGCATTGTTTGGCGATGGaattaaaaagcttttattttggtaaacCTATGTCAAAGTTATTTATAGCATATATTTTTTCATAAGTACTGTTTaatttttgatttaatttttttgattttacatTCCAAACAACTGATGACTATTTTAACAGCACACAgtacaaactgaaaaataaaatatcagttgGTTTTGCTACAATCATTGCCAGAAATTTGTCCCTGGTTTGCTTTTGGTTTGAATCAAACTAGATGTGCATGAGTCAGTCCTGGTGGTGTTGATGCAGAAATGATATGAGGCAAATTCTAGATAACAGACCATGTAATTCATAATATAAACTATGCAATAAACACAAGGAGCAAAGTCCTAGCAAATCATTGGAGCCCaaaacatctttgttttcatcttccATTCACTCTCCACCCATTCTTCTTCCATCCATTATCCTCAGTGTAACAGAGATACCACTTAAGCTTGCTGAATGATTTCTCAAATACAGCATACTTGTCTTAAGCAGACAGTCAGCAGTCATACACTAATGGCATGCAAGTGATCCAgcaaaatgaatcaaataaatTCATCGTGAAAGTTTGCAACACTATTGTActcaaatgaggaaaaaaagtgtcaaaaacaaaacatttctgtgtattGAGTTTAATTAGATAAATCATTACTATATTGACAATTTGCCATATATTTACATGAATAACTGtcaaatatacagtagtatATGAGCACATGAGCaatcatcaaacaaatgaaaacaagtaACACCAATACACTATTTAAGTAATACAAGCCACATAAGAAAACCAAATAAACTGAAGATAAACATAAATTCAAAATTACGTAACATcaacatataatataatataaatggtGGAAAAGGGAATCATAATAATTTGACCTCACTTAACCTCCTTTATAAAAGACAATCATTTATCATTGTTGTCTGTCTCAAAAATTTCAGAATCCCTACAGTGACTGCCTATTATTTTCACCTTAGTTTTTTAGATTTAAGATCTTTTTGATCATCTATAAAGTATGGCAAGGCTTGTATTGTAACTGTATGTGGCTGTAGATCTTTTAGGTCCCTGTTAACCAGAGTGCAGTCTGACATTTATGAGGCAGAGCTAACAAAATGCAGAATGCCCTGTTTGAACAAGTTTGTTAAATCAATATCATCTTTTAAATCTGATCACATCTCAATGGACTTTATTTCTGCAAAGGTTTACAACTTCAGacctgtaaagcactttgtaaactttgccttacagtaaaatgctgtatattaacacaatgtattattatcattaatcaCTTGTtggacttgtgtgtgttttcccaaCTCTCTCAACCGAGACTCAATAAAGACGACAGGTTCTTTAAGTGGGTGTTTCCTGAAACTGGTATTTCTTGTTTTGCGCAATGTCCGATGGATTATAAAAGGGAGCAGGCTTGACAGAGAAAGAGTGCATAGAAGCAGAGATTTCAAAACCACAAGGATGAAGAAGATTGCAGTCTTGATTTTATCGTTCAGCTGCTATCTATGTGAAGTGCAagttaatgaaaacaatgacaaagtcCGTCAGTGCTCAGGATCAACCAGCTGCTGTGACATCTACTCCCTCACTTCTATCAGTCAAAACCTGGGAGCAGTGGGAGAGAAAGTCACAAACATGGCGGAAAAAATAACACTCCTGGAGGCTAAGttgcaaaacactgaaaaagaagTCCTGGAGCTACGGAGCCTGACTGGAGGTAACATAGAGCAAATGTTTTCATGGGATATAATAATGGGATAATAATGTTTCCCTTCATGAATTCTTACCTCTGAtgtgtttgtggtaatttgatgcTCTCAGGCACACCTCAGGTGGCCTTTTCTGCAGCTCTCAGGGAATCTGGCTCTGGAAACACTGGACCTTTTACCACTGCTACCCCATTACAGTATAAGAGGGTCTTCTCCAACACTGGCAATAGCTACAATCCTTCAACAGGTAGTGTatgctagagagagagagagagagagagagagagagagagagagagagagagagagagagagagagagagagagacaaataagAACTCATGAAATTTAAACCATTCTCCTTATTTTGGCAGGCATTTTCACAGCAGTGGTCAAAGGAATGTACTTCTTTCGATTCTCCATGTTCAACAACCTCAATCCTGTTCCCAACTCTGTCGTGAGTCTCATGAAGAACGGTCAACGGCTGACATCTGTCTGGGACACCTCAGGGTCTGATGGCAATGACATGGGCAGCAACGCTGTGGTCATCCCCCTCGAGGTGGGAGACAATGTGTATGTGGAGCTTCTGGAAAACAGGATGGTCTATGATGATGGCATGAACTACAACACCTTCAGTGGTTTTTTGCTCTTCACTATATGATTCAAAGTACATGATTTCAGGTCTGAATGTGTCTTCATGCTTTTACAGTAAAAGGAATATACACTTTATTCATACTGTGTTGTGTTTAGCTGAACAAGCAGCAAATtaggaaaatgtaaatacaatttGAGACATTTTATTAATAACATCTGGGTAACAAAATAAATACGAAACTTTCTCTGCACAGTGCCTGTTTTGTTCTATTTTCATCTCATAATGTCATGATTTAATCATTTTCTTGTACAGTTACAATGTGACTAACAGTGTGGTTATTTGGACTGAAGGTAAACATGCACATAAGAATGGTTTGAAAAAAcacaatagaaaataaaataataatataaaaatactggtGCCTGTGAGGTTTTGTATATATGCATGATTATTTTGCATGCATACACAGAATCTACCCTTGAACAATAATTTGGCTGAGTAGAAGGTGAGTGAAGGCTTGTCAGCTTTCCAGAGGGTAATTAGCTTAAATGAAACATCtgtaataagaaaataaaaattgccATCTATGTCATCTACAACATCTACATCTTCCCCTTGCACATGTCGTGTTGTGCCTTAAGGATTCACTGCGACAGACTTGTAGAGCATGACTTCCCACCGTTTTTATTGGTAGTTTTATCCTTTATTATATCTACGGCCAATGATGGCCACTGACAACACATGtacctttcaaaataagagcacagTGCAATATTAACTGAATCTAATTTGTGGATCATGCCAGCAGCTGTGCTGATG
This genomic interval from Siniperca chuatsi isolate FFG_IHB_CAS linkage group LG21, ASM2008510v1, whole genome shotgun sequence contains the following:
- the si:ch73-141c7.1 gene encoding coenzyme Q-binding protein COQ10 homolog, mitochondrial, translating into MTKKTTPLLFKALLELAEAHSSKVVRGNTKRANVRHLGSCGALAARRASLPLSSAIPISTPSRSFINLVAPISTRRMEYTECRTLGYTPEQMYNVVASVDQYQHFVPWCKKSRVMKGRNGDVRADLEIGFPPIVERYTSEVTIIPNHQVRAVCTDGSLFSHLETIWRFAPGTKDQPASCKVDFYVSFEFKSLLHSQLASVFFEEVVKQMVSAFESRAATLYRNQQKAPLRRWSI
- the LOC122868337 gene encoding complement C1q-like protein 2, encoding MKKIAVLILSFSCYLCEVQVNENNDKVRQCSGSTSCCDIYSLTSISQNLGAVGEKVTNMAEKITLLEAKLQNTEKEVLELRSLTGGTPQVAFSAALRESGSGNTGPFTTATPLQYKRVFSNTGNSYNPSTGIFTAVVKGMYFFRFSMFNNLNPVPNSVVSLMKNGQRLTSVWDTSGSDGNDMGSNAVVIPLEVGDNVYVELLENRMVYDDGMNYNTFSGFLLFTI